The following coding sequences are from one Chelonoidis abingdonii isolate Lonesome George chromosome 4, CheloAbing_2.0, whole genome shotgun sequence window:
- the PSMA1 gene encoding proteasome subunit alpha type-1 has protein sequence MFRNQYDNDVTVWSPQGRIHQIEYAMEAVKQGSATVGLKSKTHAVLVALKRAQSELAAHQKKILYVDNHIGISIAGLTADARLLCNFMRQECLDSRFVFDRPLPVSRLVSLIGSKTQIPTQRYGRRPYGVGLLIAGYDDMGPHIFQTCPSANYFDCKAMSIGARSQSARTYLERHMTEFADCNLNELVKHGLRALRETLPAEQDLTTKNVSIGIVGKEMEFTIYDDDDVSPFLEGLEERPQRKLAPPAEEPAEKAEEPMEH, from the exons ATG TTTCGCAACCAGTATGACAATGATGTCACTGTCTGGAGCCCTCAG GGCCGAATTCATCAAATAGAATATGCTATGGAAGCTGTGAAGCAAGGCTCAGCTACTGTGGGGCTGAAATCAAAAACCCATGCTGTTCTGGTTGCTCTAAAg AGGGCACAGTCTGAACTGGCAGCTCATCAGAAAAAAATCCTGTATGTTGACAACCATATTGGCATCTCAATTGCTGGGCTTACTGCTGATGCAAGACTGTTGTG taatttcatgcgTCAGGAGTGTCTGGATTCTAGATTTGTGTTTGACAGACCTCTTCCAGTGTCCCGTCTAGTGTCTCTGATTGGAAGCA AAACCCAGATACCAACACAGAGATATGGCAGAAGACCATATGGTGTAGGACTGCTCATTGCAGGTTATGAT GATATGGGTCCTCACATCTTCCAAACTTGTCCTTCTGCAAACTATTTTGACTGCAAAGCTATGTCCATTGGCGCTCGTTCACAATCAGCTCGAACTTATTTGGAGAGGCACATGACTGAGTTTGCTGACT GTAACCTGAATGAGCTAGTTAAACATGGTCTACGGGCTCTCAGAGAGACTCTTCCTGCAGAACAGGATCTGACCACCAAG AATGTTTCCATTGGAATTGTTGGCAAAGAAATGGAGTTTACTATCTATGATGATGACGATGTGTCCCCATTCCTGGAGGGACTTGAAGAGAGACCACAGAGGAAG